One window from the genome of Spirosoma rhododendri encodes:
- a CDS encoding S41 family peptidase, protein MEQLYDSLFNRLTAPMPYLTFYHTVSPLVAAIKDGHTNITHRRNYIGKQTRYIPFFIRPVGDQYYISHNVSTDTSLHRGYELLTINDRPVGELHRELMEADRSGSDGDNLTGRRQWSLVQFADYYAAWYGSADSVTISYRAIGDTTTRRTSLRCASLQRFRAVMQRRYRNEIDRRPNLSVRVVDSLTRTAVLRVSSFMNVGKKDPFQWGFNRRLKRAFRQLRDEGVQNLIVDMQGNGGGVVTNSANLLRYWMPKPFTMMAREEMNPAARQELVTRWNPISALHFSWQYKRSQAGGFASRSARWRYRPRQHLAFRGNLYFMMNGASFSATTTVLAKTLDAGMGTYIGEASGSAYWGDFAGHFKTITLPNSRIQVRIPLKKLTHAVTADRANGFTVEPDFTVTRSYDDLLTNRDYVLDYTLRLIREGVVARQPIRTRPLQASR, encoded by the coding sequence ATGGAACAACTCTATGACTCGCTATTCAACCGGCTTACGGCTCCTATGCCGTACCTGACGTTTTATCATACCGTTAGCCCGCTCGTGGCGGCTATCAAAGACGGGCACACCAACATCACCCACCGCCGGAACTACATCGGGAAGCAAACCCGTTACATCCCGTTTTTTATCCGGCCCGTCGGTGATCAGTATTACATCAGCCACAACGTGTCGACCGATACGAGCCTGCACCGGGGCTATGAACTGCTGACGATCAACGACCGGCCCGTGGGCGAACTGCACCGCGAACTGATGGAAGCCGACCGCTCCGGCTCCGACGGCGATAATCTCACAGGCCGGCGGCAGTGGAGTCTGGTACAGTTCGCCGATTACTATGCCGCCTGGTATGGCTCGGCCGATTCGGTAACGATTTCGTACCGCGCCATTGGCGACACAACGACCCGCCGGACCAGCCTACGCTGCGCATCGCTGCAACGGTTTCGGGCGGTGATGCAGCGACGCTACCGCAACGAAATAGACCGGCGCCCCAACCTGTCGGTGCGCGTAGTCGATTCGCTGACCCGGACGGCCGTACTGCGCGTATCGTCGTTTATGAACGTGGGCAAAAAAGACCCCTTTCAGTGGGGATTCAACCGGCGGCTCAAACGGGCGTTTCGGCAACTGCGCGACGAGGGCGTACAAAACCTGATCGTGGATATGCAGGGCAACGGCGGGGGCGTCGTCACGAATTCGGCTAACCTGCTGCGGTACTGGATGCCGAAGCCGTTTACGATGATGGCGCGGGAAGAAATGAACCCGGCCGCCCGGCAAGAACTCGTCACCCGCTGGAACCCGATCTCAGCCCTGCACTTTAGCTGGCAGTACAAACGGAGTCAGGCCGGAGGCTTCGCGAGCCGGTCGGCGCGATGGCGCTACCGCCCCCGGCAGCACCTGGCGTTTCGCGGCAACCTCTATTTTATGATGAATGGTGCGTCGTTCTCGGCCACGACAACCGTGCTGGCCAAAACGCTCGATGCGGGCATGGGTACCTACATCGGCGAAGCGAGCGGCAGCGCGTACTGGGGTGATTTTGCCGGTCATTTCAAAACCATTACGCTGCCCAACTCCCGTATTCAGGTGCGCATTCCACTGAAGAAACTAACCCACGCTGTTACGGCTGATCGGGCCAATGGATTCACGGTTGAACCGGATTTCACCGTCACACGTTCTTACGATGACCTCCTGACAAACCGCGACTACGTGCTGGATTATACCCTCCGGCTGATTCGCGAAGGCGTCGTAGCCCGGCAGCCGATTCGGACTCGTCCGTTGCAGGCGTCACGCTGA
- the msrA gene encoding peptide-methionine (S)-S-oxide reductase MsrA: MDTNVNTEKATFGTGCFWCTEAQFNSLDGVISAISGYEGGQKADPTYKEVCTGTTGHAECVEVTYDPNRISYQELLQAFFRSHDPTSLNRQGADVGTQYRSVIFYHNDEQKQLAETAKAELDKSGAYDSKIVTEISPAEPFYPAEDYHQDYFLKNPNQGYCAFVVAPKLDKFRKVFKEKLKPVNA, translated from the coding sequence ATGGACACAAACGTAAATACGGAGAAAGCTACTTTTGGCACTGGCTGCTTCTGGTGTACAGAAGCCCAGTTTAACTCACTCGACGGCGTTATTTCGGCTATTTCAGGTTACGAAGGTGGCCAGAAAGCCGACCCTACCTACAAAGAAGTATGCACGGGTACCACCGGCCACGCCGAATGTGTTGAAGTGACGTATGATCCCAACCGTATATCCTACCAGGAATTGTTACAGGCATTCTTCCGGAGCCACGACCCCACCTCGCTCAACCGGCAGGGGGCTGACGTTGGTACGCAGTATCGCTCGGTGATTTTCTACCACAACGACGAGCAAAAGCAACTTGCCGAAACGGCCAAGGCTGAACTCGACAAGTCGGGCGCTTACGACAGCAAGATCGTCACGGAAATTAGCCCGGCCGAACCGTTTTATCCCGCTGAAGACTACCATCAGGATTACTTCCTGAAGAACCCCAACCAGGGCTACTGCGCCTTTGTCGTGGCCCCCAAACTGGATAAATTCCGCAAGGTTTTCAAAGAAAAGCTGAAGCCTGTCAACGCGTAA
- a CDS encoding response regulator, which produces MITVNAPLIYVVDQGDSVTDYAQHNLIDRRDTPIFCHIENGAELLIRLTHCLDGRLPDLILLATNTPIMNGYEVLQVLKKDSVFRSIPILMLVDTTHERVIKRCFELGCNGLIQKAKNYSNLVNAARMLSYSN; this is translated from the coding sequence ATGATTACCGTTAATGCGCCCCTGATATACGTAGTTGATCAGGGCGATTCAGTTACCGATTACGCACAGCACAACCTGATTGACCGGCGTGATACTCCGATATTCTGCCATATAGAAAATGGGGCCGAGCTGCTGATCCGACTCACACACTGTCTGGACGGGCGGTTGCCGGATTTGATCCTGCTGGCGACCAACACGCCGATTATGAACGGATATGAGGTGTTGCAGGTGCTAAAGAAGGACAGCGTATTTCGCTCCATACCCATACTGATGCTCGTTGATACGACGCATGAACGGGTCATCAAGCGATGTTTCGAGTTGGGATGCAATGGTCTGATCCAGAAAGCAAAAAACTACAGTAACCTGGTGAATGCCGCCCGGATGCTATCGTACTCAAACTAA
- a CDS encoding prolyl oligopeptidase family serine peptidase yields the protein MLDVTTTDAQSDSPIQYPKARRVEHTDTYHGTVVADPYRWLEDDRSAETADWVKAENKVTDAYMDQIPYRKQLQQRMEQIYNYPKYSSPFHQGTGEMAKWYYFYKNDGLQNQSVLYRQMGLDGKPEVVIDPNELSKEGTTKLTVFSPSKSGRYAVVGTSQGGSDWFTYRVMDLTTKKYLPETLDWVKVSGAAWQGDGFYYSRYPKPEGSALAAKNENHQVFFHAINTPQSADRLVYEDAKNGQRFHTLSTTDDERFAVLSVSDRGQGKDGNALFFIDSQSGSKTFAPIVADVTDSRYSLIDNRGDVLLMQTNDKAPNGKVVAFDTKKKAMTTLIGETKYPMAEGGVSTGGRKLFVEYTKDVVSEIQVFDYMGKHESTVELPGLGSVGGFGGQPEDSFVFYSFTSFTSPSTIYRYDIASRKSTVFRAPEVDFKPGDYETKQVFYTSKDGTKVPMFLTHRKGLKLDGTNPTLLYGYGGFNVSLPPGFSPLRIPFLEQGGIYVQANLRGGSEYGEAWHEQGMKLKKQNVFDDFIAAAEYLIKEKYTSPAKLAIMGGSNGGLLVGAVMNQRPDLFRVAIPQVGVMDMLRFHKFTIGWNWIADYGSSDNPDEFKALYAYSPIHNLKAGQNYPATLISTADHDDRVVPAHSFKYAATLQDVYKGNNPVLIRIETNSGHGASNTKKNIEDAAETYSFILWNMGVKTLK from the coding sequence ATGCTTGACGTTACCACGACAGACGCCCAGTCTGATTCGCCCATTCAATACCCCAAAGCCCGCCGGGTCGAGCATACAGATACGTACCACGGTACTGTTGTAGCGGACCCGTACCGGTGGCTTGAAGACGACCGCTCGGCCGAAACGGCAGACTGGGTCAAGGCTGAAAACAAAGTCACCGATGCCTACATGGATCAGATTCCGTACCGCAAACAGTTGCAGCAGCGGATGGAGCAGATCTATAACTACCCCAAATACTCGTCGCCCTTTCATCAGGGGACAGGCGAGATGGCGAAGTGGTACTACTTCTACAAAAACGACGGCCTGCAAAATCAGTCGGTGCTTTATAGGCAGATGGGGCTGGACGGCAAGCCCGAAGTTGTTATCGATCCGAACGAACTGTCGAAGGAAGGAACCACTAAACTGACGGTGTTTTCGCCGTCGAAAAGCGGCAGATACGCTGTTGTTGGTACGTCGCAGGGCGGGTCAGACTGGTTCACATACCGCGTTATGGACCTGACGACGAAAAAATACCTGCCCGAAACACTCGACTGGGTGAAAGTATCCGGCGCTGCCTGGCAGGGCGACGGGTTCTACTACAGCCGCTATCCTAAACCCGAAGGCAGCGCACTGGCCGCTAAAAACGAGAACCACCAGGTATTCTTCCATGCGATCAACACCCCGCAGTCGGCCGACCGGCTGGTGTATGAAGACGCCAAAAACGGGCAACGCTTTCACACCCTCAGCACCACCGATGACGAACGGTTCGCCGTCCTGTCGGTAAGCGACCGGGGGCAGGGAAAAGACGGTAACGCGCTGTTTTTCATCGACAGTCAGTCGGGTAGCAAAACGTTCGCGCCCATCGTTGCCGACGTGACCGACTCGCGCTACAGCCTGATCGACAACCGGGGCGACGTGTTACTGATGCAGACCAACGACAAAGCGCCCAACGGCAAAGTCGTCGCGTTCGACACGAAGAAGAAAGCCATGACAACGCTGATCGGCGAAACGAAGTACCCGATGGCTGAGGGTGGCGTCAGTACGGGCGGGCGCAAGCTGTTTGTCGAATACACCAAAGATGTCGTATCGGAGATTCAGGTGTTCGACTATATGGGCAAGCACGAAAGCACCGTCGAACTGCCCGGTCTGGGGTCGGTTGGTGGGTTTGGCGGTCAGCCGGAAGATTCGTTTGTGTTCTACTCGTTCACGTCGTTTACCAGCCCGTCCACTATCTATCGCTACGACATTGCCAGCCGCAAAAGTACCGTGTTCCGCGCCCCCGAAGTCGATTTCAAACCCGGCGATTACGAAACGAAGCAGGTGTTTTACACCAGCAAAGACGGTACGAAAGTGCCTATGTTCCTGACGCACCGCAAGGGACTAAAACTCGATGGTACCAACCCGACGCTGCTCTACGGCTACGGCGGTTTCAACGTCAGCCTGCCGCCGGGTTTCAGCCCGCTACGGATTCCGTTTCTGGAGCAGGGCGGTATTTACGTTCAGGCTAACCTGCGGGGGGGCAGTGAATACGGCGAAGCGTGGCACGAGCAGGGGATGAAGCTGAAAAAGCAGAACGTGTTCGACGATTTTATTGCGGCAGCCGAGTACCTGATTAAGGAAAAATACACCAGCCCGGCCAAACTGGCGATCATGGGCGGCTCAAACGGGGGCCTGCTCGTCGGGGCCGTGATGAACCAACGCCCCGACTTGTTCCGGGTGGCCATTCCGCAGGTGGGTGTGATGGATATGCTGCGCTTCCACAAGTTCACTATCGGCTGGAACTGGATCGCCGACTACGGTAGTAGCGACAATCCTGACGAGTTCAAGGCACTGTACGCCTATTCGCCGATTCACAACCTGAAAGCGGGTCAGAACTACCCCGCTACGCTGATTTCCACCGCCGACCACGACGACCGGGTCGTTCCGGCGCATTCGTTCAAGTACGCGGCTACGTTGCAGGACGTTTATAAAGGCAACAACCCCGTGCTGATTCGGATCGAAACCAACTCTGGTCACGGAGCCAGCAACACAAAGAAAAATATCGAGGATGCCGCCGAAACGTACTCGTTCATCCTCTGGAATATGGGTGTGAAAACGTTGAAGTAG
- a CDS encoding 3'-5' exonuclease, with product MYCIVDVETTGGIKGPTRITEIAIFRHDGQQVVDSFHTLLNPECPIPPFIRHLTGISDEMVAQAPLFSEVAHEILRITEGAIFVAHNVSFDFGFIQKELNWLGYDFLRRTICTVRSSRKILPGHPSYSLGKLCRSLEIPLNGRHRAAGDAAATVKLFEMLLEHDKYGHIPRPSSAIYSEDN from the coding sequence GTGTATTGTATAGTCGACGTTGAAACAACGGGCGGCATCAAAGGCCCGACCCGCATTACGGAAATAGCCATTTTTCGCCACGATGGGCAGCAGGTTGTCGACTCGTTTCACACGCTGCTCAACCCCGAATGCCCCATTCCGCCCTTTATTCGGCACCTAACCGGTATTTCCGACGAGATGGTGGCGCAGGCACCTTTGTTTTCAGAAGTGGCCCATGAAATCCTGCGTATCACCGAAGGGGCGATCTTCGTGGCCCACAACGTCAGCTTCGACTTCGGCTTTATTCAGAAAGAACTCAACTGGCTGGGCTATGATTTCCTCCGCCGGACAATCTGCACCGTGCGGTCGAGTCGAAAAATTCTACCCGGCCACCCGTCGTATAGTCTCGGCAAGCTGTGCCGTTCGCTGGAAATTCCGCTCAACGGTCGTCACCGGGCCGCTGGCGACGCAGCCGCGACGGTGAAGCTGTTCGAGATGCTGCTTGAACACGACAAATACGGTCATATTCCCCGGCCATCGTCCGCCATTTACTCGGAAGACAATTGA